The proteins below are encoded in one region of Methanospirillum lacunae:
- a CDS encoding HepT-like ribonuclease domain-containing protein — MKDNRVYLLQMLDFIGKIESYTQGGRDEFMASQMIQDAVIRNFETIGEAVKQVSNQVKAEHPEIPWRNIAGFRDILIHRYMGVDLEAVWNVVVSEIPALKSVIIDILSDEHSIDM; from the coding sequence GTGAAAGATAACAGGGTGTATCTTCTCCAAATGCTTGACTTCATCGGAAAAATTGAATCGTATACTCAGGGTGGCCGGGATGAATTTATGGCATCTCAAATGATACAGGATGCGGTTATACGAAATTTCGAGACCATAGGCGAAGCAGTTAAACAAGTGTCCAACCAGGTAAAGGCAGAGCATCCTGAGATTCCATGGCGCAATATTGCAGGATTTAGAGACATATTAATTCATAGATATATGGGTGTAGATCTGGAAGCTGTATGGAATGTTGTTGTATCAGAGATACCAGCATTAAAATCGGTAATTATTGATATCCTATCTGATGAACATTCCATCGATATGTGA
- a CDS encoding nucleotidyltransferase family protein, which translates to MSMYDDVIRRKEAIQKVAAIHGARKIRIFGSVIRGEDTPESDLDLLVEFEPGRSLIDHIALIQDLQDLLERNVDVVTENGLNTYIRDQIIQEAIPL; encoded by the coding sequence ATGAGCATGTATGATGATGTAATCCGGAGAAAGGAAGCAATCCAAAAGGTCGCAGCAATACATGGGGCACGAAAAATACGAATTTTTGGATCTGTCATCAGAGGTGAGGATACACCTGAAAGTGATCTCGATCTTCTTGTAGAATTTGAACCTGGCAGAAGCCTGATTGATCATATTGCCCTCATTCAGGATCTCCAGGATCTACTCGAACGTAATGTTGATGTAGTGACGGAAAATGGTCTGAATACCTATATCAGAGACCAGATTATTCAGGAGGCTATCCCCTTGTGA
- a CDS encoding beta strand repeat-containing protein, producing MTVTSTSSGVRVALNTTGGKPETGYSYNDFGSGNVSYTIFGENAEYYLEEDISTTNSFAIEIQASDVTLDGNSHTISFTGTDNTGTSGVLIDSTAKGATVENFAGITGFEHGISAYAEDAEIENNTVYWNDYGIYSNNTSATIFGNNASSNVYGIWASGAFANITDNIACFNNATGDGEVTGGYGIWSSGDYATIAGNNASFNSVNASREVTATNIVNIKVNATGGYGIYSTGSDVIIRDNIAYNNSAMAILNVSASGSSSVYSNSATATGGYGIEVTGSNATITNNNANLNSATASLNAYTHDSSNGYSDFNSATATGGYGIEVTSSNATITNNNANLNSATAILNSSVSTTIIDDITRSNSNSASVTGGYGIEVTGSNATITNNNANLNSATAILNSSGSISGSYIGNSDLNSASATGGFGIEATGTNVTMTNNNASSNYVTAILNASAFGHLSVSTNSNSASATGGYGINATGTDATITNNIANANTATVSASAFANAIKNATTTSLIGGFGINSTGNDATITGNNASFNSDSGIASSGQRSSITENTASRNVYGIRSSGGYANISDNIACFNNATGDGEVTGGYGIYSTGDYSTIQGNNASFNAVTGINSTSGSSSVVASHVNVTGGYGLFSIGKNSFIANNTANNNSAYASSSLRSTSYENITSTAMASGGYGIYSLGSNVTISGNQVNNNYVSTSSYSSGVSSNITSKSTSIGGYGIYSQGNNVTIENNHNNNNCAFSSSYSDSASTYSFAFHSSSSSSTGGTGIFSSGLYDTVSNNTASNNTITGSATATDYNLAIKTLTLTGGFGINTTGNDATITGNRVSGNRYGIGISNSATGLNLTGNRINQNTEAGLNISDNGGDGYIFNNYFGNDLNVCATASSAGQYHWNNSEPRLGSNIVGGSYHAGNYWSNPTGDGWSDQQTPNETGYSLTPYEVTSGVYDENPLIGTLPTTAPTLSPTVIPTATPTTTNDESDSYFMDQSDSTPDHPGIYLVITSATFSGSTASGSPGTLFLLLENKGTIQLSSQARIVLVPANALAQSIGEQPLVFKDGTYQLTYLLNVPSLAGTYVYIFKPMQITRDPTTGQDIRIPAGDPVQFTVTIGADGTVTVRSP from the coding sequence GTGACGGTGACGAGCACCAGTTCCGGAGTCAGGGTTGCGCTCAACACGACGGGAGGGAAGCCTGAAACCGGATATTCATACAATGATTTCGGGTCTGGGAATGTTTCGTACACGATATTTGGCGAAAATGCCGAGTATTATCTTGAAGAAGACATATCCACAACGAATAGTTTTGCCATCGAGATCCAGGCATCAGATGTCACCCTGGACGGGAACAGTCATACCATCTCGTTCACCGGAACAGACAACACGGGGACATCGGGTGTGCTGATAGACTCAACGGCAAAAGGTGCGACGGTTGAGAACTTTGCCGGTATCACCGGGTTTGAGCACGGGATCTCAGCGTATGCAGAGGATGCTGAGATAGAGAACAACACAGTGTACTGGAACGATTACGGGATCTACTCCAATAACACGTCTGCGACGATATTTGGGAATAATGCGAGCAGTAATGTGTACGGGATCTGGGCATCGGGTGCTTTCGCGAATATCACCGATAACATAGCGTGTTTCAATAATGCAACCGGGGATGGGGAGGTTACCGGCGGGTATGGGATCTGGTCATCTGGCGATTACGCGACGATTGCAGGGAACAACGCGAGTTTCAACTCGGTGAATGCGTCACGTGAGGTGACTGCCACAAATATTGTGAATATTAAGGTCAACGCCACGGGTGGGTACGGGATCTACTCAACCGGGAGTGATGTGATAATCAGGGATAATATTGCATATAACAATTCGGCAATGGCTATCCTTAATGTCTCTGCCTCTGGCAGTAGTTCTGTTTATTCCAATTCTGCAACTGCGACAGGTGGCTACGGAATAGAAGTAACCGGTAGCAATGCGACGATAACAAACAACAATGCGAACTTAAACTCAGCTACTGCTTCTCTCAATGCCTATACCCATGACAGTTCTAATGGCTATTCTGATTTCAATTCAGCAACTGCGACAGGTGGTTACGGAATAGAAGTGACCAGTAGTAATGCGACCATAACCAACAACAATGCGAATTTAAACTCAGCGACTGCTATTCTCAATTCCTCTGTCTCTACCACCATCATCGATGACATTACCAGATCTAATTCCAATTCTGCATCTGTGACAGGTGGTTACGGAATAGAAGTAACTGGTAGCAATGCGACCATAACAAACAACAATGCGAATTTAAACTCAGCGACTGCTATTCTCAATTCCTCTGGATCTATCTCTGGTTCTTACATTGGCAATTCTGATCTCAATTCCGCATCTGCGACAGGTGGCTTCGGAATAGAAGCGACGGGGACCAATGTTACTATGACGAACAACAATGCGAGTTCTAACTATGTGACTGCTATCCTTAATGCCTCTGCCTTTGGCCATTTATCTGTCTCTACCAATTCAAATTCTGCCTCTGCCACCGGTGGTTACGGCATAAATGCCACAGGCACCGATGCCACCATCACGAACAACATCGCCAATGCCAACACCGCAACTGTTTCAGCCAGTGCATTTGCGAACGCCATAAAAAATGCCACCACTACCTCCCTCATCGGCGGCTTTGGCATCAACTCCACTGGAAACGACGCCACCATCACCGGTAACAACGCTTCGTTCAATTCAGACAGCGGCATCGCCTCAAGCGGTCAGAGATCCTCGATCACCGAGAACACCGCAAGTAGGAACGTGTACGGGATCAGGTCGTCCGGTGGTTACGCGAATATCAGTGATAACATCGCGTGTTTCAATAATGCCACCGGGGATGGGGAGGTCACCGGTGGATACGGGATCTATTCGACCGGTGATTATTCGACGATCCAGGGGAACAACGCGAGCTTCAACGCGGTGACCGGGATCAATAGCACGTCCGGCAGTTCATCGGTTGTCGCCTCCCATGTGAATGTAACTGGAGGATACGGACTCTTTTCGATTGGAAAAAATTCGTTTATCGCGAATAACACGGCGAATAATAACTCAGCGTATGCATCCTCCTCCTTACGATCCACATCTTATGAAAATATCACATCCACTGCCATGGCGTCTGGAGGTTATGGAATTTACTCCCTTGGCAGTAATGTAACCATTTCAGGCAATCAGGTAAATAATAATTATGTAAGTACATCTTCATATTCCAGTGGAGTTTCAAGTAATATCACATCAAAGTCCACGTCTATTGGTGGTTATGGCATCTATTCACAAGGGAACAACGTTACGATTGAGAATAACCATAATAACAATAATTGTGCTTTTTCATCTTCGTATTCTGACTCCGCCTCCACCTATTCCTTCGCCTTCCACTCCTCCTCGTCCAGTTCTACAGGTGGTACCGGTATCTTCTCATCTGGCCTCTATGATACTGTCTCCAACAACACCGCCTCCAATAATACGATAACCGGATCTGCAACCGCAACAGATTACAATCTAGCCATAAAAACCCTGACACTCACCGGCGGGTTTGGCATCAACACTACCGGAAACGACGCCACCATCACCGGCAACCGTGTCTCCGGGAACAGGTACGGCATCGGGATCTCAAACTCAGCGACTGGCCTGAACCTGACCGGGAACCGGATAAACCAGAACACCGAAGCAGGGCTCAACATCTCTGACAACGGCGGAGACGGGTACATCTTCAACAACTACTTCGGCAATGACCTGAACGTCTGTGCAACGGCCTCTTCAGCGGGCCAGTACCACTGGAACAACTCCGAACCTAGGCTTGGATCAAACATCGTCGGCGGCTCATACCATGCCGGTAACTACTGGAGCAACCCAACCGGTGACGGCTGGTCAGACCAGCAAACCCCGAACGAGACCGGGTACTCGCTGACTCCATACGAAGTGACATCAGGGGTATATGACGAGAATCCCCTGATCGGGACACTACCGACTACGGCCCCGACGCTTTCACCTACGGTAATACCCACGGCGACCCCGACCACCACAAACGATGAGTCAGACTCATATTTCATGGATCAGAGCGATTCAACCCCTGACCACCCCGGTATCTACCTTGTCATCACATCAGCAACATTTTCAGGCAGTACAGCATCAGGGAGCCCAGGAACCCTGTTCCTTCTTCTTGAGAACAAAGGAACGATCCAGCTCTCATCCCAGGCCCGGATCGTACTGGTCCCGGCAAACGCCCTGGCTCAGTCGATAGGAGAACAGCCGCTCGTATTCAAGGACGGAACCTACCAACTCACCTATCTTCTCAATGTTCCATCACTGGCCGGAACCTACGTCTACATCTTCAAACCGATGCAGATCACCAGAGATCCGACCACCGGGCAGGATATCCGCATACCTGCTGGAGATCCAGTGCAGTTCACGGTAACCATCGGAGCTGATGGAACGGTCACGGTGAGATCGCCATGA
- a CDS encoding tetratricopeptide repeat protein yields the protein MERRWSRWILWLVFLLVVVGTALVVIPRAEGAGTDLFSSGDYAGALAAFEKELGETTGPAQAPVLNNIGTCYMALGKPDLAAGSYQKAVDLDPGYGRGWINLGVSQEKLGRPEEALTSYGRVSASGNKELTAEANVKKGTLLAGIGRYDEAIAAFEAAEGDAKGQVAVDMYTGIGGAKFMKNDITAAEMAFLNAIEADPSGAAMAYTNLGVIRIAQNRYAEAKSAFKTAISNDPQGKTKAAQYLKKLQGMGVVR from the coding sequence ATGGAAAGGAGGTGGTCTCGCTGGATACTATGGCTTGTCTTCCTGTTGGTAGTTGTGGGAACCGCGTTGGTTGTGATTCCCCGTGCAGAAGGTGCCGGTACAGATCTGTTCTCATCCGGGGACTATGCCGGAGCACTTGCTGCGTTTGAGAAAGAACTCGGTGAGACGACAGGGCCTGCACAGGCTCCGGTGCTGAATAATATCGGTACCTGTTACATGGCACTTGGCAAGCCTGATCTGGCAGCCGGGAGTTATCAGAAGGCAGTTGATCTCGATCCCGGGTATGGTCGTGGCTGGATCAACCTCGGGGTTTCCCAGGAGAAACTTGGCAGGCCGGAGGAAGCACTGACGAGTTATGGCAGGGTGTCTGCTTCAGGCAATAAGGAACTGACTGCAGAGGCGAACGTCAAGAAAGGGACGCTTCTTGCAGGAATCGGCAGATATGACGAGGCGATTGCCGCATTTGAGGCTGCTGAAGGGGATGCAAAAGGCCAGGTTGCTGTGGATATGTACACCGGCATTGGGGGTGCCAAGTTCATGAAGAATGATATTACAGCGGCAGAGATGGCATTTCTGAATGCGATTGAGGCCGATCCGTCCGGTGCTGCCATGGCCTATACCAATCTCGGGGTGATCAGGATTGCACAGAACCGGTACGCAGAGGCAAAGTCTGCCTTTAAGACCGCGATAAGCAACGATCCACAGGGTAAGACTAAAGCTGCCCAGTACCTGAAGAAACTTCAGGGGATGGGTGTTGTGCGATGA